One Setaria viridis chromosome 3, Setaria_viridis_v4.0, whole genome shotgun sequence DNA window includes the following coding sequences:
- the LOC117847466 gene encoding uncharacterized protein, whose protein sequence is MAAPEEGPEPLRYQTLALKVSIHCEGCKKKVKKVLHSIEGVYKTDIDMQQHKVVVIGNVSADALVKKLLKTGKHAEPWPEPVPPSAAAADAPGGSPGSGGKKKKKKSKGKNPANNNTNKPADPAPADGGSGPCPPEKQDKAEGGGGGSCDEASDGEHDKPEGGGGGGNGPAGAGDAQDGGAGGKVAPLAMTPQGPQPAANGNGNGGGGKKKGKKGGGHGNGNANGNANANADGAGAGAGAIVEVHPPPDAPTKPGGGNSGPLTVVDAGPYPPPPGAPAMSYPGYYAAGVHPPAYVMSYSTAHPSSALRSSAYYHPMAGAAYTTAGGGGGGYFYSTAPVSAAPGSYYMFSEENANACSVM, encoded by the exons ATGGCGGCTCCTGAAGAAGGTCCAGAGCCGCTCAGGTATCAG ACTCTGGCCTTGAAGGTGAGCATCCACTGTGAGGGCTGcaagaagaaggtcaagaaggTGCTGCACAGCATCGAAG GGGTGTACAAGACGGACATCGACATGCAGCAGCATAAGGTGGTGGTCATCGGCAACGTCTCCGCCGACGCGCTCGTCAAGAAGCTCCTCAAGACCGGCAAGCACGCCGAGCCGTGGCCGGAGCCTGTTCCGCCGTCAGCGGCAGCTGCCGATGCGCCCGGCGGATCCCCAGGCAGCggaggcaagaagaagaaaaagaagagcaagGGCAAGAACCCCGCGAACAACAACACCAACAAGCCCGCTgatccggcgccggcggacggcGGGAGCGGCCCCTGCCCCCCGGAGAAGCAGGACAAGgctgagggcggcggcggcggttcgtGCGATGAAGCGTCCGATGGCGAGCACGATAAGcctgagggcggcggcggtggcggcaacgGCCCCGCAGGCGCCGGAGACGCGCAGGATGGCGGTGCAGGCGGCAAGGTGGCCCCTCTCGCCATGACGCCGCAGGGCCCGCAGCCCGCCGCGAACGGCaacggcaatggcggcggcggcaagaagaaAGGCAAGAAAGGCGGCGGTCACGGCAACGGCAATGCCAATGGCAACGCCAACGCCAACGcagacggcgccggcgcaggcgccggTGCAATAGTGGAGGTCCACCCGCCGCCGGACGCGCCCACGAAGCCGGGCGGCGGCAACTCCGGCCCTCTCACCGTCGTCGACGCCGGGCCGTACCCTCCGCCTCCGGGCGCGCCGGCGATGAGCTACCCGGGGTACTACGCCGCCGGGGTCCACCCGCCCGCTTACGTCATGAGCTACAGCACGGCGCACCCGAGCTCGGCGCTCCGGAGCAGCGCCTACTACCACCCGATGGCCGGCGCGGCGTACACCacggcaggtggcggcggcggcgggtactTCTACTCGACGGCGCCGGTGTCGGCGGCGCCCGGGTCGTACTACATGTTCAGCGAGGAGAACGCCAACGCCTGCAGCGTCATGTGA